A window from Salvia miltiorrhiza cultivar Shanhuang (shh) chromosome 2, IMPLAD_Smil_shh, whole genome shotgun sequence encodes these proteins:
- the LOC131013627 gene encoding transcription factor TCP24-like: MEVDQIQCKFPKISNGGYASTIASRREKMNDDDDEGENRRSNPNKGGSADPVGGLYGWPSSRIVRVSRATGGKDRHSKVLTSRGLRDRRVRLSVNTAIEFYDLQDRLGYDQPSKAVEWLLAAAAGSIAELPPMNSPFAESAAASGRMMALDSVFDGGEAAAGKSSIGSSSSETSKGSGLSIARSDKAKERENEKSSYVASFTELLSGGGGGINCFNGRDQRPVNEENSNFFLKFPTDYFSRGLSAPQATASPSPLLFSAAAELQPPFPFASDQSVSAVNAANPSAINRGTLQSNSSSPPHFPPNFFGGGNHRHFFPGFDSRLQLYYGDADQGNDGRNSGPKRKDKP, from the coding sequence ATGGAGGTGGATCAGATCCAATGTAAATTCCCAAAAATCAGCAATGGCGGTTATGCTTCAACAATAGCAAGccggagagagaaaatgaacgacgacgacgacgaggGGGAGAACCGGCGGAGCAATCCGAACAAAGGCGGCTCGGCCGATCCAGTCGGCGGACTATACGGCTGGCCGTCGTCGCGGATTGTTAGGGTTTCGAGAGCCACGGGCGGGAAGGACCGCCACAGCAAGGTCCTTACATCGCGAGGGCTGAGAGACCGGCGCGTCAGGTTGTCGGTTAACACCGCGATTGAATTCTACGATTTGCAGGACCGCTTGGGCTACGATCAGCCGAGCAAGGCGGTGGAGTGGCTGCTCGCGGCGGCCGCTGGCTCCATCGCGGAGCTGCCGCCGATGAATTCCCCCTTTGCTGAGTCCGCCGCCGCCAGCGGACGCATGATGGCGCTGGACTCCGTCTTCGATGGTGGCGAGGCGGCGGCGGGGAAATCCTCGATTGGTAGCAGCAGCTCCGAGACGAGCAAGGGCTCGGGGCTTTCAATTGCCAGATCTGACAAGGccaaggagagagagaatgagaaatCCTCTTACGTTGCTTCCTTCACCGAGCTACTCAGCGGTGGAGGAGGAGGAATCAACTGTTTCAACGGCCGCGATCAAAGGCCAGTTAACGaagaaaattcaaatttcttCCTCAAATTTCCGACGGATTACTTCAGCAGAGGTCTCTCAGCCCCACAGGCGACGGCTTCGCCATCGCCGCTTCTGTTCAGCGCGGCGGCGGAGCTGCAACCTCCGTTCCCATTCGCCTCCGACCAATCAGTTTCAGCAGTGAATGCTGCGAATCCGTCCGCCATTAATAGGGGGACCCTTCAGTCCAATTCTTCGTCGCCGCCGCACTTTCCTCCAAACTTCTTTGGCGGCGGAAACCACCGCCATTTCTTCCCCGGTTTCGACTCCCGTTTGCAGCTCTACTACGGCGATGCGGATCAGGGAAACGATGGCAGAAATTCCGGGCCGAAAAGGAAAGACAAACCCTGA